GCATCCTGGACTCGAGCTGCGGACTGCAGAGCCTGACGCCGGACGTGACGCGCGCCAGCGAGGAAACGAAGGCCGCCTATGGCACCGCGCTCGAAAGGGTCGCGCAGCAGATCGCAAAGGGGTTGCAGGGGAGCACCGATGAAGCTCGGCTGCAAAAGGCCTGGTCGCTGATGGCGATCCTCTCGGGAGGGGTGACGATGGCGCGCAGCGTCGGCTCACGCGAAGCCCGCGATGCCATCGCCGCCCACCTCAAACAAGCCGCGCTGGCGCTGCTGTAGAGCCGCTGTCGCGCGAGCGCTCGGCTTCGCAAGTTGTGAGGTGCCGCTCGCCCCAACGCCAGTGAGCTCCCCTGTCCGCAAGGGGGAGGGGAGCGCACCGCCAGTTTGGCGGCATGTCGAATCCAACGCCGTTTCGATATCTGCTAGCATGGCCTATCAGATGATCCTGGATCCCGCATGAGCACCGAGCCGATCACGTTCGTCGACAAGTCGTCCGGCGACGACGCATGCGTGCTGGTTCGCGTCGTCGGCGATAGCATCGGGTTGGCGCTGTCGTTGAGGACGGACGGCGACATCGAGGTCTTCATGGCGGCCGAAGAGCTCGATCGAGTCATCGGTGCGCTTCAGCAAGCTCGCGCGGCGATGGGGCGCGAGGGAAGCGTCATCGTGACTCGCCCCACGTGAACGCACGTCTGGCAAGGGAGATAACAATTCCCCACGCGATCCTTCATGTCGTCTTCAACATGTCCGCTGCAGGCACGTTGCGCGCTGCGCTCCAGCAGGCTGGGCGCAGCGACCGCGTGATTGGCTTTGCCGACAGCCTGAGCTTTGGTCCGATCAATCCACCCGACCCGGAGCTGCGAACCGCCTGGATGGACCAGGAATTGCAAGTGTCAGGCTGGGAAGAGGTGGGCGGCCAGGCAACATCGTTCTGGGACGAGGCGCTCTCGAGCAACAACCGACGGATCGCCTGGTTCACGCGGCGATCGACCCAGGAATATGCCGGCTTCCTCGAACTCCTGTGGCGGCTCGGCGATGAGCCGATCGAGATCGTCGATCTCACCGACACAGTCGTGCGGGCAGGGGAGACTGGGCCGAAGGCGCCACGGCTGGCCGTCAGCCTGGGTTTAGTGTCGCCGGAGACAATTCGCGACAATGCACTGTGGGATCTGCGGACCGTTCTGTCGCCAAGCCGGCGTGATGCCTGCCGAGAACGTTGGGCGCGCCTCAAAGCGGAGAACGCGCCGTTGCGCGTCATTCGCGACGGCGAATTGCTGTCAGCGCCCATCTCGTTCTTCGATTCGGTGCTGCTGTCATTTGCCACGGCCGACTGGCAGAAGACGGCGAGGATTATCGGGGAGGCGCTTTGCGAAACCGGGACGATTGTGCTGCAGACGGGCGATATCGAGTTGTTCGCGCGCGCCCGTGCGCTCGTAGCAGCAGGTCGCCTCGAGTCTCGTGGCGACCTGCTCGATATGCATCGCAGTGAGTTGCGGTTAGCGGGCGGCTGCGCATGACGCGTCAGGAATAGCCGGGTTGGCCGGACCCAGCGCCGCGTCCGCATCAGCCGCGGACCCGTCTAACGTTCCGGGGCCGGCATTGCAGCCCCGCGGCTCTTCTTCAGCTCGCGAACCGCATCCCGGTTGCCTTGAGCCTCGGAGAAATCCGGCGCCAGGGCGATGGCCGCGTCGAAGTCGGCGATCGCGCGATCGTAGTCTGCCTTCTCCTTGTAGGCGAGGCCGCGATTGTTGTAGGCATCGGCATAGCTCGGATCGAGCCTGATGGCCTGATCGAAGTCGACGATGGCCCGGTCGTGATTCCCTTTGTCGTCGTAGGCGATACCGCGACGGTTGAAGGCCTCTGCAAGCTCGCCATTCAGCCTCAGAGCCTCGTCAAAATCGGCGATGGCGCGGTCATGATCGCCTTTCTTGTCGTAGGCCGCGCCGCGGTTCATGTATGCTTTCGCGTGTTGCGGCTCGAGCTTGATCGCCACGCCGAAATCTATGATGGCACGGTCGTGATCGCCCTTATCGTCATATGCAATGCCGCGATTGACATGGGCAAGAACGTGACCCGGATCGCGCCTGATCGTTTCGTCGAAATCGGCGATGGCGTGATCGATGTCACCTGTTTCGAAATACGCGATCCCTCGGTTGAAATGGGCGTTAAGGGCTTTCGCGGGCGTCAGGCCGAATTTGATCGCAGCGCTGTAGTCGGCAATGGCGCGGTCGAACTGCTTCTTGTGTTTATGCACGGCGGCGCGAAGGGTGTATGCGGTGGCGTCAGTCGGG
This region of Bradyrhizobium sp. SZCCHNS1050 genomic DNA includes:
- a CDS encoding DUF3658 domain-containing protein → MNARLAREITIPHAILHVVFNMSAAGTLRAALQQAGRSDRVIGFADSLSFGPINPPDPELRTAWMDQELQVSGWEEVGGQATSFWDEALSSNNRRIAWFTRRSTQEYAGFLELLWRLGDEPIEIVDLTDTVVRAGETGPKAPRLAVSLGLVSPETIRDNALWDLRTVLSPSRRDACRERWARLKAENAPLRVIRDGELLSAPISFFDSVLLSFATADWQKTARIIGEALCETGTIVLQTGDIELFARARALVAAGRLESRGDLLDMHRSELRLAGGCA